The Anas platyrhynchos isolate ZD024472 breed Pekin duck chromosome Z, IASCAAS_PekinDuck_T2T, whole genome shotgun sequence genome includes a window with the following:
- the LINGO2 gene encoding leucine-rich repeat and immunoglobulin-like domain-containing nogo receptor-interacting protein 2 has translation MLHSPVSCWQPFLGLAVLLVFMGPTIGCPARCECSAQNKSVSCHRRRLMAIPEGIPIETKILDLSKNRLKSVNPEEFTSYPLLEEIDLSDNIVANVEPGAFNNLFNLRSLRLKGNRLKLVPLGVFTGLSNLTKLDISENKIVILLDYMFQDLHNLKSLEVGDNDLVYISHRAFSGLLSLEQLTLERCNLTAVPTEALSHLHNLISLHLKQLNINALPAYAFKRLFRLKDLEIDSWPLLDMLPANSLYGLNLTSLSITNTNLSAVPYSAFKHLVYLTHLNLSYNPISTIEAGMLSDLVRLQELHMVGAQLRTIEPHAFQGLRFLRVLNVSQNLLETLEENVFHSPKALEILCINNNPLACDCRLLWILQRQPTLQFGGQTPMCAGPDSVKERSFKDFHSTALSFYFTCKKPKIQDKKLQYLVVEEGQTVQLMCNADGDPQPTISWVTPRRRLITTKSNGRATVLGDGTLEIRFAQDQDTGIYVCIASNAAGNDTYSASLTVKGFTSDRFLYANRTPMYMTDSNDTSSNGTNANTFSLDLKTILVSTAMGCFTFLGVVLFCFLLLFVWSRGKGKHKTSIDLEYVPRKNNGAVVEGEVAGPRRFNMKMI, from the coding sequence ATGCTTCACTCACCTGTATCTTGCTGGCAGCCGTTCCTAGGTCTGGCTGTGCTGCTAGTCTTCATGGGCCCCACCATAGGCTGCCCAGCCCGCTGTGAATGCTCGGCCCAGAACAAGTCCGTCAGCTGTCACCGGAGGCGCCTGATGGCCATTCCAGAGGGCATTCCCATTGAGACCAAAATcttggacctcagcaagaacCGACTGAAGAGCGTCAACCCTGAGGAGTTCACATCATACCCCTTGCTGGAGGAGATTGACCTCAGTGACAATATAGTTGCCAATGTGGAGCCTGGAGCCTTCAACAATCTCTTCAATTTGCGCTCCCTGAGGCTGAAAGGAAACCGTCTGAAGCTGGTTCCCCTTGGGGTGTTCACTGGGTTGTCAAACTTAACGAAACTTGATATAAGTGAAAACAAGATTGTCATTTTGCTGGACTACATGTTCCAAGATCTACATAACCTAAAGTCCCTGGAGGTTGGGGACAATGATTTGGTCTATATATCACACAGGGCTTTCAGTGGACTGCTTAGCCTGGAGCAGCTCACCCTGGAGAGATGCAACCTCACAGCTGTACCAACAGAAGCTCTTTCCCACCTTCACAACCTCATCAGTCTGCATCTGAAACAGCTCAACATCAATGCTTTGCCTGCATATGCCTTCAAAAGATTGTTTCGCCTGAAAGACCTGGAGATAGACTCCTGGCCCCTCCTGGACATGCTGCCTGCCAACAGCCTATATGGTCTCAACCTTACTTCTCTCTCCATCACCAACACCAACCTGTCTGCAGTACCTTACTCTGCTTTTAAACATCTGGTTTACCTGACACATCTAAACCTCTCCTACAACCCTATCAGCACCATTGAAGCAGGCATGCTCTCTGATTTGGTACGCCTGCAGGAGCTCCACATGGTGGGGGCCCAGTTACGTACCATTGAACCACATGCTTTCCAAGGGCTTCGATTCTTACGTGTGCTTAATGTGTCCCAAAACCTGCTAGAAACCCTAGAAGAGAATGTATTTCATTCCCCCAAAGCCCTTGAGATCCTCTGCATTAACAACAATCCTCTGGCCTGTGATTGCCGTCTCCTTTGGATTTTACAGAGGCAACCCACTTTACAGTTTGGAGGCCAAACACCGATGTGTGCTGGCCCAGACAGTGTCAAGGAAAGGTCATTCAAGGACTTTCACAGCACAGCTCTCTCCTTTTACTTCACCTGTAAGAAGCCCAAGATACAAGACAAGAAGCTGCAGTACCTGGTAGTGGAGGAGGGGCAGACGGTGCAGCTGATGTGCAATGCTGATGGGGATCCGCAACCCACCATATCATGGGTTACCCCACGTCGGAGGCTGATCACAACTAAATCAAATGGAAGAGCCACTGTTCTGGGAGACGGCACACTGGAAATTCGATTTGCTCAAGACCAGGACACTGGAATATATGTTTGTATTGCAAGTAATGCAGCTGGGAATGATACCTATTCGGCCTCCCTTACGGTGAAGGGGTTTACTTCAGACCGTTTCCTTTATGCCAACAGGACCCCTATGTATATGACAGACTCCAACGACACCAGTTCCAATGGAACTAATGCGAACACTTTCTCTCTGGACCTTAAGACAATATTGGTGTCCACAGCTATGGGCTGCTTCACATTCCTCGgagtggttttattttgtttcctactTCTTTTTGTGTGGAGCAGAGGGAAAGGCAAACACAAAACCAGCATTGACCTTGAATATGTCCCTCGCAAAAACAATGGTGCTGTAGTTGAAGGGGAGGTTGCTGGACCACGAAGGTTCAACATGAAAATGATTTGA